TTACATCAATCTAGTGCCGATGTCTGACATGCAAAAGTGGAGGTCAATACACACAGCCAAAACAAGCGACCACAATCAATACTGACTTTGCTgcattacagtttatttatagcAACACTGGCACGCAGCACCCCACCAAGAACGCAGCTTCCTTCTCAATAACTTGGCTTCTTAATTGAGCTGCTGAGCTCACACAAGGTCTGAAAGTCACCCAGTGAACATATTAAGTGATTTGGCTTGTACCGGTTAGTTTGggaacagagacaaaaaaataaataaataaataatgaccaCGTCCACTTTCTTCATCCTTAACCAAGCGTCCAAGGTTTTTATTGTCGTTCTAAAACATGAAGTTCACGAAGGGGAATGAAACTAAGTACTGAGTTCCAGTCAGAGCACCATTTTACCAAACAATGTTCTGCACCGGTAGAAAATCTAATCATGTTCCCCACGTTTGTACGTGTGTGTAACCCTGAGTGAAGCTGACAAGACACCGTACATCCACTCGCTGCGGAGGTATACGGCCAAATAAGCGCGCAGCAGAGTGAAACACCTGGGCAATCAGGACTCAATTCAATCTCACACAATTGCTCTGTCCACATTGACATGTCAggacagttgtgtgtgtgtgcgtgtgtccaaAGTGACCTGGTCATTCAACCATTACTCTGCTCTGGTATTTCTGTAATAAAGACGTGGGACttatgtgaaagaaaaaaaataaagaaagattgTTTCATTTGAGCTCAGGCACACATTTAACCATCTTTATTCATGAAGCAACATTTGCATGAATAGTAGATTTAGCTGTTTACAAATTAGTCTCCTTTACTGATGGAActattaatcttttatttatcttcttgcaagttttgaattttaatCCGTAAGGGCTTTCTCAGCAGTAAAGTCTTTCCACAACACAGCCAGACTTTTAAGATTTCAGGTCGACTGTGTTTTATGATATAAAACCACCCAAGTATGGAAACACTAAACTTGTATGCTCACTCTATAAGAATACTGTTGGATTACTGTAGGAATAATACCACTGGACTAAGAAGTAAAATAAGGTCAACAAATGTGCTATTTACAGAGGCCCACAGTTTAAATCCCAGGGAGAGTTATAGGTACATACAGTGGTTTTTCCTTTAGGGCTGCCTGCTCTCCTGTGCTGCCTTGGGACCATGCACTTCTCGGTAATCGGAAGGATTATCAGCGCAAACCGCCACCGTCTGCTCCGTTTCTATTTCAAAATACAGACGCTCCCACTGGCGAACCGCGCTTCTGTGTATCGGTGTCGACAGcatgtctcttttttctttaaaaacctAACGTAATCTTAAACGCGTCGCGTAAGACGCGCACGAGCTATATCGGACACGGCAGAGCGCAATATGGATAAAGGCGCGCGCAGTCAAAAGTGCTCTGGGGGAGAGACGACATGGCGACTAACGGCGGAAAAGTCCTCCTAAATCGGCCGCTTTAGTTTTTGTGGAAATGTCGGGGATTTGTCAGCTTGATCCAAACGCACAGTATTAAGGAGGGGTGGGATCAAACGGCCGTGGCACGCGCTCTTGGGAGAGGTTGAGCCCGTGGCACAATTTAATTCCACATACATCTGTTTTTGCATTAGTGGTGCAGATGTATTGTAATAATGATGAGGACACGTGATGTGAAATCAGTAAGCTGCATCAAGTCATGTCCCAGTgttgccattattattattattgttattgttgttattgttattgttattaatgttattactATCTGATTGTGAGTCTAAGTGGAGCATTGTGCTTGTAGATGGGGtcaggtgcaaaagtttccaagTGTCACACAACTTACCCTCCATGCAGAAAATGACCATCCAGGCTATCCATAGGTCTGAGTTATGAAACTTCACCATGGTTCGTAACTGTCAAGTGACTGGCTCTCAGTCTGAGGGAAAGAGGTGCTGccttctttatttatatatataaaaaaatctctTCTCGGGGTTTCCTCAAAGAAAAGTAACTGTTCCTTGTAACGGCATGAGACACGCGAGAAATCTGAGATTTTACGCAGCGCACGCTGACAATTTACCAAAAACAAACTACACGAAATGCCCAAATGtgtggtaaaaaacaaacaaataaaaaaacacagatagcATTTCTGTCCGAGCTCTCGTTTATCCTCCGGGCGCTTtttacttctccttctccttccgtTCTTTGGTTGCCGCTGGTCACTCGGACTGTTTTCTTTCCCAGACCTCTCCAGTCAATTTACGCACGcttggaagaaagaaaaaaaaaaaacagcgtccGCCTGCCGGTGTCCCGAAATGAGCCCACTCTCGGTGAAAGTGACTTACAAACAGAACTGAAACTGGCACTTATCCCGTCCGCTTGGTGAGTCTCTCCAACGCGTCTTGTTGCGCTCCATGGTGTCTcgtctgttctgctgcagctcagcgGACCTGAGAGCAAGTCGGGAGGAACGGGACGCGAAACTGCTTCCGACTGCtgtatttcaaagtaaaagacgCACAGAGGGGATAGAGTGGGGTGCGCTGGTGCGCAATAATGCGCCAGAGTGGAGCGCTGATTTAGTTAAATTACGGATTTGACACCAGATGTCAAACACTAGATGACAAAAGATCAAGGAACTTCTTCGGTCATCTCACTCATAGTTTGCTGCTTACACCCAAAGTTACCCGACTGCTCAGAGGGATAACACATTCTGTAGGCCTGTGTGTTTAGAACAAAGTTTATTACAGTTGCACTTCTACATTCACAACCTATGTTTGCTACATGACACCCAGGTGATGGTATATCCAAaggctaaattaaaactaaGAAAATGGGATACCACCAAGTTAATCTCACATACAGAATCAAAGGTGAGCAGTGAGTCATAACAGACTAACAGTGAGTTTCAGGTGTGCGCcgcccacagatgttcctgaaAACCCTAAACTCCCCACTAGTAGCTGGAGAAACTTGATGATCGTTgtaacgtcttcaagaaattggCGTTTACTTTTGGGTGCGTTCACTACACTGGAAGACAGTATCCAGGCAGCCCGGGCTTTTATTTTCTAGGCAGCAATCTGCTCGGCCCGCTCcagtgtgtaggtgtgtgtgtgtgtgcgcgcgacTTGACTGCGCTCAGCGGCGGGTGATTGAGAGGAGCTCGAGCCCGGCTGTTGCTATGAGACCGTTGACGCCAGACGAAGAGAGATGTTTATGCCCTCCTGCGGTGCGTCCACGCAACGACAGATAcggcagaacagaacagaacagaacagaacagaatagaatagaatagaatagaatagaatagaatagaataataaatcacaattgtatatatattttttctgtcatAATTCACCAGCCTCCTGATCATTATTGCTATAATGAACCCTACATTATGAGTCTTTGTCATCACAGCTGTCTACCACAAGTGACTCTAGACCCCTCCACACTCTCCAACATATACTCGACAGGCAACAGAGCATCCTCTCTAAAAGGCTCACACAACTTCAGGGGCTCAAGGAACGGTGCAGGAAATCTGTCAGTCCATCACTCATCTTTGTGTGACACTGGAACTcactctatctatctatctatctatctatctatctatccatccatccatccatccatccatccatccatccatccatccatgacatacacagatgcacacacacgtgcacacacacacacacacattgtatatGAAGTGAAATGATAACAgatgataatgataaatataaaaaaaaatcgaaataATTAAGATTTGTGCATTAGTGAAACCAGTGATCCAAAGTCTGCATGAAACAACAGACCTCTACTCACTCTGATCCACGGACAGCTCAGAGCTCACCTCAGCACTAAATGACTGCTTATGTCTCACTCACGGAGCTCCTGGTCTTAGCACCGTTTCACGGCATCCTAACCGAAAGAGAAATATCACAACCGAAGCAGTTGGGCATGTTCTCCCCTAATTTGATTgtaagacttttaaaaaaaagagagagagaaacatggGGGTTAGTGCCACGTCCATCCATGCATCCactcttttgtcttttccctcaaGCCACTGGCGGGGACTCACAGATGCTTAGCTGCCTCGACAGACAAATAAGGTGCAAGTCAGAGCGTCTGAAGAACACCCCGCGGCCTTCACATCACGCGCCACATTCACTTCTCActccttctgtttctgcttgaACTTTCAACTTTTCCCACATGCCgccttttggaaaaaaaaaaaagtcttgtacCTTTTGCGATATTCATGCGAGTCGCATCAGAGGCAAAAAGACATCCAGTGCACTGGGTCACATGTTGAAAATTTGAAGAGATACACGGCATTTGGCTTTGCACCTAAAATACTTCTCAGTTTCACTAAAAGGCAGGATGGCTTCATGCTGCACAGGACCTTTCCGAATCAAAGAGTTTATGACTAAAGGCTAAAATAGTTTTTGCATTTCTGATTGGAGAACTGTATAAAAATGGCACAGTGTTTACACCAACGCACAGTACAAAAGCAAGAAGGGAGAAAAATTATGACACAACAGTCAGCTACTGTAGTGGAAACAAAGTATGAGGTTCAGAAAacccagaaagaaaaacatgatattcagatgaaacatttttgacacaaatGACTTTGACCCAGATCAATGCATCAAGAGAAATGTTCTTGTAAATCACCTCCTAATTCCTCCCTTCAATATTCCCTCACAGGttagagtaaaataaaattaatgtttCACCATGATGGATGGCTTAAATTGGGTTTCTTCAGCAGCCCGCGAAAGATGCATGCTTGATTTATTATTGATTCCCATCTGAAACTggtccatttttcttttttttctgcggcTCCATGAAAAATTCAAAAGACCTGAAGGGGATCCTCTATTCTAAATGTTGTAATTCTCCTCTCTTGACAATCCTGGCTGGAGCACAACTTGAATATTGATGTCAGGTAAACGAGACATCCTCTTTTTAGTGCTGCATCGTGTTTTCTTTGACTTTGGGATACGTTATGTCTGAGATGGTTCACCTTTGACCTTGGAAATGGTTTGTTGTTAAATGCTCTGCTAAAAATGACTCTTACTCGCAAATGAAGATTTTACATAGTTACACAAATTTCGATTAAACAATGGTTAAAAACAGCTAAACTTAGGGTAAATGTTGTGCACCTAATACAGTATTTTGTGGCAATAGAACACTGGAGGAGGGGGCTAAATGGACAGGTACATGCGCCTGCTTTAAAAAGAAGGGGAAGTTACTTATTTTGTTTGGCCCAGTTATTTTGGCCCATGCAGGAGGAACAGCATGAGGATAAAGTGGCTTTAAAAGTAGCGCCTGGCTGCTTTATTTGCGTCAAAATCATTACTCGTTCTTGTAGCAATTTCTCAGTCAAATCTGAACACACAGCCACGATCCAAACATTTTTTAGAGTTGGCAACTTACCTTTTCCCGACCTAGTTGCTGTCTTTCATGTCCATTGCGCCAAAACGTCCATAATTCCTCTTAGAAATGACGGGAAAAGACACTGCGCAAATTCAGGCCTAAGAATCGTCGCTTTTGTCTTCCAAAGATGTAATTAGTTGCAGGCAGGCTATGTTTGgcgtattttatttttatttctcatttatttatttatttgtacgaTTCTGTGCGTCTAACTTCCGGCTCCACCGATGGTTCACACTTTACATTAAATGACAACTTTGCAGCCCGCATGGTATTTTGACTTCCTGTTTAGAGCTCCAAGGCTTCCAAATTATGGGAATTGTAGttcggaagaaaaaaaaaatcttgcctcatgctttttttttttcatcaaaaatTGATGCAGAACTTGTACGTTACATCTACAATTCATGAGTTTTCAAAGTTTCTCGTTCTTATCAATAATTGATTTTTAGTTCATATAGTAATGATCCGttaatattatttatcattttcctCAAGacatgcctttttttaaaaaaaaaatatgatttattattgtttgtgtccttttttaaaatcagttaCAATAatatctctgtatttttataaGCATAAGTCCAGATAGGAGTGTCATGAAGCATAAATCCAACAACTTAAACTCCTCTTCTGCCTCAAACTTTAAAAGTGGAAAGCACTGCCATCTTGTGGTAAAAACAAAcgggagaacaaaaaaaaatcaaactcaATCAAGCGTTCCTTTTGGTTATGGATACTTTTATTCATATCAGTTGCATTTGCTCAAGAAGAGTGAGAACGAACGttcaaaaagaaatgttggCACAACTCAACATTTCTGTCAGGAAGACAAAATTGTGAAGACACTAAAATTGAAATCCAGTCTTCAGGAAGAATCAGTcctgaaatgacaaaaacaaaaggggcAATGTTGTTAGTTCAGAAAGTTTACATGATTTATTAATGAATAATTTGTGCCACGGCTGCCATCTTTAATGCACGAATCCTTCTGGCAGCAACTCCAACATTACATGCAGTAGGAATGCTAGTCTAGCCGAGCCCTAACAGGTCTGAAAGCACCGTGACACTCCTCCGCGTGACGCTCCCATCTGACctgttcctcttttcttcttcttcttttcgtCATTTCCACGAACTACTGATACAAGTGTAACCAACTgtgcagcagaaagaaaggagTTCGGGCTAAAGTTGATAATGTGCTACTGTGCTGCAGGTTAGCCAGCCAAACGTGAATCTGCACTTCTGGATAGGCAGGCATTGGGAACAGCTCAAgctacaaaaatgaaaaactggaaTTGCTGGGACCCGTTGGGCATGTTCTCTGTCCACCAACGGCAATTTAGGTTGGTCTTAAACAGAACGGCAGAGGTGCGCTTACCTCATCACTgctggaggaagatgaagaagagccTGATTTgtctcccttcttcttttcgCCTTTCTTCTTGGACTTCTTTTCGTCTTTGTCCTTTGATTTATTCTTGTGTTTAGACTTCTTGTCCTTGTCGTCAGACTTCTTGTCCTCGTCATCAGACTTCTTGTCCTTGTGGTCAGACTTCTTGTCCTTACTGTCACTCTACAAATAGAAAGAAATTTCAGTGAAAAGATGAACTGTGTTGCCAGTATTTACTCAATTGCTCATTGAGAATTGTATTGTCTGTTGTCCAAAGAGCAGAGCATGCACACATGAAGCATATTCACAAGGAGACAACTTTTTGGATGTGGTTTCTGTGATTCCaggacacattttctttccagcCTATTTCTCAGTATCTGGAAAATCTCTTTGAGACTAGATTTTGTCAGAATGCACACGTGCACAGCTCCTACcttatctttgtcttttttcttgctCCAGGGAAGACTGAACTCATCCTTCTGTGCGTCCTCCTTCTTCACCAGCTCTTCCTTCTTGTCTAGAAATTCAAACAACGTGTTAACAAAAGAGTGA
This sequence is a window from Mugil cephalus isolate CIBA_MC_2020 chromosome 9, CIBA_Mcephalus_1.1, whole genome shotgun sequence. Protein-coding genes within it:
- the LOC125013617 gene encoding uncharacterized protein DDB_G0288629-like, with the translated sequence MADKKEELVKKEDAQKDEFSLPWSKKKDKDKSDSKDKKSDHKDKKSDDEDKKSDDKDKKSKHKNKSKDKDEKKSKKKGEKKKGDKSGSSSSSSSSDED